The genome window TGAGTCGGGCGATCTCCACGGAATCTTCTGCCGGCGTGATCCAGTCGTGCATCGCTCCCATGACCAGAGTCGGTGCCGTAATGGACGGCAGCCGATCTCGCAGATCAAAGGTCTTCAAAAAGCCCCCAAATCCCTCATTCAAGGCTTCGTAGCAGCGATTGGAACGCTCCCTGGCATCGAGTGCTGCTCGCCGTTCCTCTTCATTGGGATTGGCATTGTGAGTGACGGAATACATCGGCGCCATTAGCTCGTAAAACCTTGAGAGCTGCTCCTTGGAAGAAAACGCTCCATCCCATAAAACTTGCGCGATCTCCTTCATCTCCGGCGTCCCTTTTTCTTCTACGATTCTTTTCGCCTTATCCAAAAATTCATAGCTGGGCGAAGTGGTGAGCAGCAGCAGCCCCGCCACATTTTCCGGGTAGCGCAGAGCATACGTCTGCGCTACCATGCCCCCGTAGGAATGGCCATGCAGAACGATTTTTTCCAGTCCCAGATGCTGGCGAAGCGCCTCAATATCCTCTACGTTGTTTTCCAGGGAGTACGACTCCTGAGGTCCCTT of Brevibacillus choshinensis contains these proteins:
- a CDS encoding alpha/beta fold hydrolase, whose translation is MYAHINGTRIFFDVEGMGWVPDGPILRQKPVCFVLHGGPGGDHTGYKPGLTPLAEEMQLVYIDNRGSGHSAKGPQESYSLENNVEDIEALRQHLGLEKIVLHGHSYGGMVAQTYALRYPENVAGLLLLTTSPSYEFLDKAKRIVEEKGTPEMKEIAQVLWDGAFSSKEQLSRFYELMAPMYSVTHNANPNEEERRAALDARERSNRCYEALNEGFGGFLKTFDLRDRLPSITAPTLVMGAMHDWITPAEDSVEIARLIPQSELIIFEKSSHSVIKDEHDHYLSVVIDFVRRRIR